In a genomic window of Leucoraja erinacea ecotype New England chromosome 8, Leri_hhj_1, whole genome shotgun sequence:
- the LOC129699566 gene encoding heterogeneous nuclear ribonucleoprotein Q-like isoform X2 — MTTEAMATEQMNGNGIEESIETSTALVRSEHYQTLLTAGLPRKVADKLDDIYLAGLVSHSDLDERALDALREFNEDGALSVLQQFKESDLSHVQNKSAFLCGVMKTYRQREKQGSKVTDANKGPDETKIKALLERTGYTLDVTTGQRKYGGPPPDAVHSGPQPNSGTEIFVGKIPRDLFEDELVPLFEKAGPIWDLRLMMDPLTGLNRGYAFVTFCSKDSAQEAVKLCDNHEIRPGKHIGVCISVANNRLFVGSIPKSKTKEQIMEEFGKVTEGLTDVILYHQPDDKKKNRGFCFLEFEDHKSAAQARRRLMSGKVKVWGNVVTVEWADPIEDPDPEVMSKVKVLFVRNLASTVTEELLEKTFSHFGKLERVKKLKDYAFVHFDERDGAVKAMNEMNGKDLEGENIEIVLAKPPDKKKKERQAQRQAARSQLYEDYYYYPPPRMPPPTRNRNRGARGGYSYPLDYYSYDDYYDYYGYDYHDYRGGYEDPYYGYDDYQTTAIGRSGRSGRGATPARGRGVSQPRRSGFSQRGQMAGRGARGARGGSQAQQRARGQENEVEAGPDLF, encoded by the exons ATGACTACTGAAGCAATGGCTACCGAGCAAATGAATGGCAATGGCATAGAGGAATCCATAGAAACGTCCACTGCCCTCGTTCGGTCTGAACACTACCAGACACTACTCACCGCCGGCTTACCGCGAAAGGTAGCGGATAAACTAGATGACATTTATTTAGCAG GCTTAGTGTCTCATAGTGATTTAGATGAAAGAGCACTTGATGCTTTGAGGGAGTTCAATGAAGACGGTGCATTGTCGGTGCTACAGCAATTTAAGGAAAGTGATCTTTCGCACGTTCAG AATAAAAGTGCCTTTCTATGTGGTGTAATGAAGACCTACAGACAGAGAGAAAAGCAAGGATCTAAGGTGACAGATGCTAATAAAGGACCTGACGAGACAAAAATAAAG GCTCTCTTAGAAAGGACAGGCTATACGCTTGATGTTACCACAGGGCAGCGGAAGTACGGTGGTCCCCCGCCTGATGCTGTGCATTCGGGTCCTCAACCTAACAGTGGTACTGAG ATATTTGTAGGAAAAATACCAAGGGATCTTTTTGAAGATGAACTTGTTCCCCTTTTTGAAAAAGCTGGGCCAATTTGGGATTTGCGTCTGATGATGGATCCTTTAACTGGCTTAAATCGAGGGTATGCTTTCGTCACATTTTGCTCCAAAGATTCAGCGCAGGAGGCTGTCAAATTG TGCGATAACCATGAAATTCGGCCCGGTAAACACATTGGTGTTTGCATTTCTGTGGCAAACAACAGACTTTTCGTGGGATCCATTCCAAAAAGCAAGACAAAAGAACAAATAATGGAAGAATTTGGAAAAGTTACAG agggGCTCACAGATGTGATATTGTATCATCAACCCGACGACAAGAAGAAGAATAGGGGTTTCTGCTTCTTGGAGTTTGAGGATCATAAATCTGCAGCCCAGGCAAGACGCAGGCTTATGAGTGGGAAAGTGAAGGTGTGGGGTAACGTTGTAACGGTGGAATGGGCAGACCCCATCGAGGATCCTGATCCAGAGGTCATGTCAAAG GTGAAGGTGCTGTTTGTTCGTAATTTGGCCAGTACAGTAACGGAAGAATTACTAGAAAAAACCTTCAGTCACTTTGGCAAACTGGAACGGGTGAAGAAACTCAAAGATTATGCTTTTGTTCACTTTGATGAAAGAGACGGCGCTGTAAAG gcaatgaatgaaatgaatgggaAGGACCTAGAAGGTGAAAATATTGAAATTGTTCTTGCTAAGCCACCggacaagaagaagaaggaacgCCAGGCTCAGAGGCAAGCTGCTAGATCTCAGCT GTATGAGGATTACTATTACTACCCTCCACCCCGTATGCCCCCTCCAACACGAAACAGAAATCGTGGAGCCAGAGGAGGTTACAGTTATCCACTAGATTACTATAGTTATGacgattattatgattattatggcTACGATTACCATGATTATCGTGGAGGATATGAAGATCCATATTATGGTTATGATGATTATCAAACAACTGCTATAGGAAGAAGTGGCAGAAGTGGACGAGGTGCAACTCCCGCTCGAGGTCGTGGAGTTTCCCAACCACGAAGATCTGGATTCTCACAACGTGGTCAAATGGCAGGGAGAGGTGCTCGAGGTGCAAGAGGGGGTTCCCAGGCACAGCAGAGAGCCCGCGGG CAGGAAAACGAGGTCGAGGCCGGTCCTGACCTGTTTTGA
- the LOC129699566 gene encoding heterogeneous nuclear ribonucleoprotein Q-like isoform X3, with protein MTTEAMATEQMNGNGIEESIETSTALVRSEHYQTLLTAGLPRKVADKLDDIYLAGLVSHSDLDERALDALREFNEDGALSVLQQFKESDLSHVQNKSAFLCGVMKTYRQREKQGSKVTDANKGPDETKIKALLERTGYTLDVTTGQRKYGGPPPDAVHSGPQPNSGTEIFVGKIPRDLFEDELVPLFEKAGPIWDLRLMMDPLTGLNRGYAFVTFCSKDSAQEAVKLCDNHEIRPGKHIGVCISVANNRLFVGSIPKSKTKEQIMEEFGKVTEGLTDVILYHQPDDKKKNRGFCFLEFEDHKSAAQARRRLMSGKVKVWGNVVTVEWADPIEDPDPEVMSKVKVLFVRNLASTVTEELLEKTFSHFGKLERVKKLKDYAFVHFDERDGAVKAMNEMNGKDLEGENIEIVLAKPPDKKKKERQAQRQAARSQLYEDYYYYPPPRMPPPTRNRNRGARGGYSYPLDYYSYDDYYDYYGYDYHDYRGGYEDPYYGYDDYQTTAIGRSGRSGRGATPARGRGVSQPRRSGFSQRGQMAGRGARGARGGSQAQQRARGENEVEAGPDLF; from the exons ATGACTACTGAAGCAATGGCTACCGAGCAAATGAATGGCAATGGCATAGAGGAATCCATAGAAACGTCCACTGCCCTCGTTCGGTCTGAACACTACCAGACACTACTCACCGCCGGCTTACCGCGAAAGGTAGCGGATAAACTAGATGACATTTATTTAGCAG GCTTAGTGTCTCATAGTGATTTAGATGAAAGAGCACTTGATGCTTTGAGGGAGTTCAATGAAGACGGTGCATTGTCGGTGCTACAGCAATTTAAGGAAAGTGATCTTTCGCACGTTCAG AATAAAAGTGCCTTTCTATGTGGTGTAATGAAGACCTACAGACAGAGAGAAAAGCAAGGATCTAAGGTGACAGATGCTAATAAAGGACCTGACGAGACAAAAATAAAG GCTCTCTTAGAAAGGACAGGCTATACGCTTGATGTTACCACAGGGCAGCGGAAGTACGGTGGTCCCCCGCCTGATGCTGTGCATTCGGGTCCTCAACCTAACAGTGGTACTGAG ATATTTGTAGGAAAAATACCAAGGGATCTTTTTGAAGATGAACTTGTTCCCCTTTTTGAAAAAGCTGGGCCAATTTGGGATTTGCGTCTGATGATGGATCCTTTAACTGGCTTAAATCGAGGGTATGCTTTCGTCACATTTTGCTCCAAAGATTCAGCGCAGGAGGCTGTCAAATTG TGCGATAACCATGAAATTCGGCCCGGTAAACACATTGGTGTTTGCATTTCTGTGGCAAACAACAGACTTTTCGTGGGATCCATTCCAAAAAGCAAGACAAAAGAACAAATAATGGAAGAATTTGGAAAAGTTACAG agggGCTCACAGATGTGATATTGTATCATCAACCCGACGACAAGAAGAAGAATAGGGGTTTCTGCTTCTTGGAGTTTGAGGATCATAAATCTGCAGCCCAGGCAAGACGCAGGCTTATGAGTGGGAAAGTGAAGGTGTGGGGTAACGTTGTAACGGTGGAATGGGCAGACCCCATCGAGGATCCTGATCCAGAGGTCATGTCAAAG GTGAAGGTGCTGTTTGTTCGTAATTTGGCCAGTACAGTAACGGAAGAATTACTAGAAAAAACCTTCAGTCACTTTGGCAAACTGGAACGGGTGAAGAAACTCAAAGATTATGCTTTTGTTCACTTTGATGAAAGAGACGGCGCTGTAAAG gcaatgaatgaaatgaatgggaAGGACCTAGAAGGTGAAAATATTGAAATTGTTCTTGCTAAGCCACCggacaagaagaagaaggaacgCCAGGCTCAGAGGCAAGCTGCTAGATCTCAGCT GTATGAGGATTACTATTACTACCCTCCACCCCGTATGCCCCCTCCAACACGAAACAGAAATCGTGGAGCCAGAGGAGGTTACAGTTATCCACTAGATTACTATAGTTATGacgattattatgattattatggcTACGATTACCATGATTATCGTGGAGGATATGAAGATCCATATTATGGTTATGATGATTATCAAACAACTGCTATAGGAAGAAGTGGCAGAAGTGGACGAGGTGCAACTCCCGCTCGAGGTCGTGGAGTTTCCCAACCACGAAGATCTGGATTCTCACAACGTGGTCAAATGGCAGGGAGAGGTGCTCGAGGTGCAAGAGGGGGTTCCCAGGCACAGCAGAGAGCCCGCGGG GAAAACGAGGTCGAGGCCGGTCCTGACCTGTTTTGA
- the LOC129699566 gene encoding heterogeneous nuclear ribonucleoprotein Q-like isoform X1 has product MTTEAMATEQMNGNGIEESIETSTALVRSEHYQTLLTAGLPRKVADKLDDIYLAGLVSHSDLDERALDALREFNEDGALSVLQQFKESDLSHVQNKSAFLCGVMKTYRQREKQGSKVTDANKGPDETKIKALLERTGYTLDVTTGQRKYGGPPPDAVHSGPQPNSGTEIFVGKIPRDLFEDELVPLFEKAGPIWDLRLMMDPLTGLNRGYAFVTFCSKDSAQEAVKLCDNHEIRPGKHIGVCISVANNRLFVGSIPKSKTKEQIMEEFGKVTEGLTDVILYHQPDDKKKNRGFCFLEFEDHKSAAQARRRLMSGKVKVWGNVVTVEWADPIEDPDPEVMSKVKVLFVRNLASTVTEELLEKTFSHFGKLERVKKLKDYAFVHFDERDGAVKAMNEMNGKDLEGENIEIVLAKPPDKKKKERQAQRQAARSQLYEDYYYYPPPRMPPPTRNRNRGARGGYSYPLDYYSYDDYYDYYGYDYHDYRGGYEDPYYGYDDYQTTAIGRSGRSGRGATPARGRGVSQPRRSGFSQRGQMAGRGARGARGGSQAQQRARGVRGVRGGRGGNLGGKRKADGYNQPDSKRHQTNNQNWGSQPIAQQPLQGGDYSGNYGYKSENDQKFDQDTYGQQWK; this is encoded by the exons ATGACTACTGAAGCAATGGCTACCGAGCAAATGAATGGCAATGGCATAGAGGAATCCATAGAAACGTCCACTGCCCTCGTTCGGTCTGAACACTACCAGACACTACTCACCGCCGGCTTACCGCGAAAGGTAGCGGATAAACTAGATGACATTTATTTAGCAG GCTTAGTGTCTCATAGTGATTTAGATGAAAGAGCACTTGATGCTTTGAGGGAGTTCAATGAAGACGGTGCATTGTCGGTGCTACAGCAATTTAAGGAAAGTGATCTTTCGCACGTTCAG AATAAAAGTGCCTTTCTATGTGGTGTAATGAAGACCTACAGACAGAGAGAAAAGCAAGGATCTAAGGTGACAGATGCTAATAAAGGACCTGACGAGACAAAAATAAAG GCTCTCTTAGAAAGGACAGGCTATACGCTTGATGTTACCACAGGGCAGCGGAAGTACGGTGGTCCCCCGCCTGATGCTGTGCATTCGGGTCCTCAACCTAACAGTGGTACTGAG ATATTTGTAGGAAAAATACCAAGGGATCTTTTTGAAGATGAACTTGTTCCCCTTTTTGAAAAAGCTGGGCCAATTTGGGATTTGCGTCTGATGATGGATCCTTTAACTGGCTTAAATCGAGGGTATGCTTTCGTCACATTTTGCTCCAAAGATTCAGCGCAGGAGGCTGTCAAATTG TGCGATAACCATGAAATTCGGCCCGGTAAACACATTGGTGTTTGCATTTCTGTGGCAAACAACAGACTTTTCGTGGGATCCATTCCAAAAAGCAAGACAAAAGAACAAATAATGGAAGAATTTGGAAAAGTTACAG agggGCTCACAGATGTGATATTGTATCATCAACCCGACGACAAGAAGAAGAATAGGGGTTTCTGCTTCTTGGAGTTTGAGGATCATAAATCTGCAGCCCAGGCAAGACGCAGGCTTATGAGTGGGAAAGTGAAGGTGTGGGGTAACGTTGTAACGGTGGAATGGGCAGACCCCATCGAGGATCCTGATCCAGAGGTCATGTCAAAG GTGAAGGTGCTGTTTGTTCGTAATTTGGCCAGTACAGTAACGGAAGAATTACTAGAAAAAACCTTCAGTCACTTTGGCAAACTGGAACGGGTGAAGAAACTCAAAGATTATGCTTTTGTTCACTTTGATGAAAGAGACGGCGCTGTAAAG gcaatgaatgaaatgaatgggaAGGACCTAGAAGGTGAAAATATTGAAATTGTTCTTGCTAAGCCACCggacaagaagaagaaggaacgCCAGGCTCAGAGGCAAGCTGCTAGATCTCAGCT GTATGAGGATTACTATTACTACCCTCCACCCCGTATGCCCCCTCCAACACGAAACAGAAATCGTGGAGCCAGAGGAGGTTACAGTTATCCACTAGATTACTATAGTTATGacgattattatgattattatggcTACGATTACCATGATTATCGTGGAGGATATGAAGATCCATATTATGGTTATGATGATTATCAAACAACTGCTATAGGAAGAAGTGGCAGAAGTGGACGAGGTGCAACTCCCGCTCGAGGTCGTGGAGTTTCCCAACCACGAAGATCTGGATTCTCACAACGTGGTCAAATGGCAGGGAGAGGTGCTCGAGGTGCAAGAGGGGGTTCCCAGGCACAGCAGAGAGCCCGCGGGGTACGTGGTGTGAGGGGTGGCCGCGGTGGAAATTTAGGAGGCAAACGAAAAGCTGATGGGTACAACCAGCCAGATTCGAAGCGGCACCAGACCAATAATCAAAACTGGGGCTCACAACCTATTGCTCAGCAACCGCTCCAAGGTGGTGATTATTCTGGTAACTATGGTTACAAATCTGAGAACGACCAGAAGTTTGATCAGGATACTTATGGGCAACAGTGGAAATAG